From the genome of Bombyx mori chromosome 7, ASM3026992v2:
GTCAGTGTGATGTATGGTCGACCCACCGTATGTCAAGATGTTAAGACCTCCACAATTATTAAAGGTTTGTGAACGTCTGTCTACAAGTTTACACAATCTAACCTcaaatacttcttttttttaatatggctCCTACGACATAACTGTATAAGttgttacttattttattttgtatttactggcatatttttagtatttatttgtatttaatcgtatgtaagtctatcttatattgtatttatttttcacacgtgtatataagtatatatttttatgtaatagcACCGTCCATGCTAGTTTACTtatccctgcaaggttgcctgaaAGAGATCGcattcagcgataaggccgccaatttatgtcaccatctattatttgttttatatgcttccTCTGTACATTTGGtgtcaaataaagagttattattattatttttgaacttTTTGAGACAGAGGTTTCCACAGCATTCGTTTTTATCATAGAGCGCCCAGTGTGAATATGAGATGATGACTTAACAATCCTTAAATAATGAAGGATATCTCATCTCCTCACCATATCTCAAGGTCATCATTTATGgcttgagagagagagagttctttattattattttcctaaaTTACTTTGGTTTATTTAACCCTCGTTGTCtcctaaaaatatttctttttgcaATTTTTCGTAAATATTCTATGTCATGATTTAGTATATGAATAGATTTAGAAAACCACAATGCATCTGTCTCTGAGAATGacgtcataataatatgtaattttattgtttctctgttaaattttcatatttttttttcagaatatgCTGCTACCTGCTTGTTCAGTTTGTCACGAAAATATGAAGCAATGGGAAACCATTCTTTCAACAACATGCGGTCATTTGTTCCACAGTAATTGCATACACAAATGGCTGAACAGGTAATTAAATTTATCTAGCTATCTGAAAAGACTGCCTGTTTATTAATGACTAAGCTACTTGTTGCTGTAGCTATATACATCGAATATAAAAGGCATATTTTTATCAGTCCATACCATCAGATCTTCTTCAGCAGGTCGAGATTTCGATTCGGTAATAGGTACATTCTCGAAGCATATGCCCTAGAGCTGTTAGGTTTCCTCcaaaggcgctcgggcagctgatatcaaatcccacccctcctgactaaGTCGTGCACGCCCACCTATCATGGTGAAGGTCGAAAGGCCTTCAGCATCGATAATCCtatcatatatttaaaaaaaaatgtagaccgttatctttttttttcctacctattctagtgacctcgaggggtgaTGATAGATTTGTTAATGATCATATATAGCATAACGATGATAACgaatagacgagctcacggggcgcTAACCTGggacgttactaacactagccctagccctcactggtggtaggacctcttgtgagtccgcgcgagtaggtaccaccgccctgcctatttctgccgtgaagcagtaatgcgtttgagtttgaagggtaaggcagccgttgtaactaagtatactaagatcttagaacttatatctcaaggtgggtggcggcgcatttacattgtagatgtctatgggctcagtaaccacttaacaccaggtgggctgtgagctcgtccacccatcgaagcaataaaaaaataaataaaaaaaagagcactgcttcacaaaatctaccactggatcggaaacgcgacccactgagaagatccggcgagaaactcagtgggctgtgtctgtgggtaatttactcgccgaaccgtTCAGAACGGTGACCGATACTttaggtgcctaaaagcaccgatagtggatcgggagggtccGAAATGACGTAACAGTAGACTAGCATTTACTCTACCGCCGATGACGCTCTCGCTCTTATTGGCTTAGGAAATAACTTTATGGGAAAgcaataaatcaattaaatcaGAAAGTGAATTTGAAGGTTCTTCTGACGATCAAACTGGATCTGCCAAAATCCGAAAGTAAAGGTAGGAAGGTGAGGGAGTTCATATAGAGTCCCATCTTTctttcgccgtaaagtcgtgttttatgtaattataacaccacagttgaaacaatataaattttattgttatagcggcataaacaattctagctaattatattagttatttaacacattataaattatttttatgttttaaatatttggcggtaaaaaggtctcgtgtcacagactatattctgttttccacatctcgtgcgttccggcttacgcatcataaaaaggtgcgtacTTAAACGCCACAAAGTTTATAACTGACGATGAAAATCTTTGAATAATAAACGGCTTAATTCAATTCCTATGATACTTAATTTTTATACAACActtcataataattatgtaaaaatacttaatataggtatttttatatttcgagCTTGAAATAGTTAGGGTGCGTCTTATAATCGATGTAGGTAATTATGGTGTaatatgacaatacaataaaaatgtcCAACGACTTTTTAGCTCTACGACCTGTCCCCAATGCCGCCACGATTGTGATAAAACATCCATAATACGCGTGCATTTAACATTCAACTACGAGGGAGAACCAGAAGCGGTCTCCAAACTGAAACAGGCGATCTCCGAAATCGATAAAAGTAAAAGAGaattaaaacttataaaaacgAAATGTAAAATGTTGAAACGTGATGCGGAGAAACAAAGTAAGGCCTCAAAAATGTTACGGTAAGCTTAAACACTATAGTAACTTGGTCATAGACGTAATAATCGaagatactgagaccttagaacttatatctcaaggtgggtggcgcatttatctcatagatgtctatgtgatccagtaaccacttaacaccaggtgggctgtgagcttgtccacccatctaagcaataaaaaaaagattattctcTAAGTAAGTCTTCTTCTTATCATGCTGTATAGAGATATAGAAGTTTTACGACTGACCCGACAGGCGGTCTGGCGTCAAACCTTGGGTTATATCTCCAGTAGAATATCTAAtagtccagcagtggacgtctcgGCTGATAGATAGAATATCTATTGCAACGTGCCACTAACTAAAGGGACTTTTCTTATTTTCATGCATTGCATTTTAATATTAGAAACATTTGTATAACAccaaaacataaaatatgtatttaatttcatataccaaaaattttaaaatatgtataatatattattcgtTTTTCTGTATTTTGACACTAATACCTCACCCTAATAAGTATCGGATCTTGGTTTGGAAAATGTAACCGAAACCTCTAAGACAAAATGGGCTCATTAGAGCCGTAGGTGAAAGCTGCCGTACGCTTGGATACTTAAGGAAACAGCATTTCAGACTATAGTTGTAAATTTACGCTTTACCAAGATGAACTTCACAGGCGATTgaatgcagcagagatgcgaatgttgcgatggatgtgtggagtaacgagaatggatagaatacggaatgaatatgttagaggaagtctgaaagtggcacaaGTCACAGaaaagctgaggagtgcgcgattgggatggtatggacatgggatgagacgaaatgaaaatgaggttggtaagagagtgctaactatgaatgtggaaggatatagaggaagaggtagacctaagaagaaattaatggtttgcgtgaaagacgatatgggtaagaagggagtgtgcaaagaaatggtatatgatagaagagtatggaaggagaaaacatgttgcgccgaccccaggtgactgggagaacaggataatgatgatgatgatgaatatgaACTTCACACAAGTCCAGGCAGCCAAGCTTCAAATACTGCTTTTTAATTACTTGGTGCTTAATTACATTATAAgaactattctttttttttattgcttagatgggtggacgagctcacggcccacctgatattaagtggttactggagcccatagacatctacaacgtaaatgcgccacccaccttgagatataagttctaaggtctcagtatagttacaacggctgccccacccttcaaaccgaaacgcattactgcttcacggcagaaatagtcgaggcggtggtacctacccgtgcggactcacaagaggtcctaccaccagtaattacgcaaattataattttgcgggtttcatttttattacacgatgttattccttcaccgtggaagtcaatcatgaacaattgttaagtacgtatttcattagaaaaattggtacccgcctgagattcgaacaccggtgcatcgctagatacgaatgcaccggatgtcttatcctttaggccacgacaacgaCCTTCATTTGTGTATCACTATGCCTATATCTCCAGAATGTATTATTCTCGATTACAGGGAGGAATCGAATATgtatgaaaagaaaataatagaaattaaaaataataagagTCGCAACGAAATGCTAGCAAGATACACGGATGCAAAAACATGGAATCAGTCTCTAATAGAAGATGTACTTCGTATTATAGAAAAGTGAGTGGTTTGTCGTAATTGTTTCTCAAGGATCTTATCGCAATAGTCTGTACTGCGCCATTGACGCATTGACCTTGTGTCTTGAGCTGAGCGCTGATATTCTCGGTGTGACCGCTATGATATACCCTTAAAATTAGCTGGACCGTCCCTCGTCTGTACGGCAGTGAGAAAAACAATAAgtgaaaatacatacataataggACATACAGGAACACATAGGAACATACATAATAAATGCATGTATGTGTGTATCATAACAACATAcagacatctatactaatatataaatctacaatggtttttatggatgttccgttataactactgaaccgtgcatccgattgacttgaaacttggtatacatgtagaaatacatgtacttaatggataggctaatatttatatgagtgttggactccctacaccagttgtggggacgttaatgatgagaatctttgtgggggtgagaaataataatgttaattttaaatgcccagtgaagcggacgggtacagctagtatataataaatgttgttgATAAATAATCACCACTACCACTGCCAACAGTTCATTTGTTGATCTTTGTAGAGTTTTAAATCCCCACCTTTGACGAGTACCTATTggggattttttattattaactaagtAACTTAGTAACATAAACGGAACAATGACGATTCTTATAGGAACCATATTCATTAAACACCGGTTTAgctgtttttgttttagaaatGATTTTGCAACTTAATTACCGAATGACTAGCTCATGACACTTGTGCTCACAATAAGACGTAAATAGATTctgtttttttcccctacctaagctggtagccttagagggccatgtcagcgtcaccgagcgagtaggtgagctcacggggctgtaACCTGAGGGAGTAGATTCGTGAACATGTGAACTGCTAAGCGACGGCAGGGACGGTAGGGAACGCGCAGTGAGTGCTACTGTGGACACCTCACCGGCACCCAATGGGGTGACACCCGGCGACTTCTTACCACGGCAATAGGTATAACAAGCAAGACATTTGTACGTTGGCTTAAATTTGAAACTTGTATTTGTTCAGACTCTCCGATGTAATCACCGAATACGGGAGGGCCAATGGTTCCCACGAGGGAGCGATGGGACCCCATCGAATAGCAGTGGCCAATTTTAAAACGAATATAAAAACTTTAAGCAGAAGTAACTTAAATATTGGAACTAAAGTAAAAATCGGTCAGTCTATGACGAAAAATTTA
Proteins encoded in this window:
- the LOC101743919 gene encoding E3 ubiquitin-protein ligase TRAIP isoform X3, giving the protein MLLPACSVCHENMKQWETILSTTCGHLFHSNCIHKWLNSSTTCPQCRHDCDKTSIIRVHLTFNYEGEPEAVSKLKQAISEIDKSKRELKLIKTKCKMLKRDAEKQSKASKMLREESNMYEKKIIEIKNNKSRNEMLARYTDAKTWNQSLIEDVLRIIEKLSDVITEYGRANGSHEGAMGPHRIAVANFKTNIKTLSRSNLNIGTKVKIGQSMTKNLRIVIESFRGLLKAYVTRRKQIAAGVFI
- the LOC101743919 gene encoding E3 ubiquitin-protein ligase TRAIP isoform X1 translates to MVDPPYVKMLRPPQLLKNMLLPACSVCHENMKQWETILSTTCGHLFHSNCIHKWLNSSTTCPQCRHDCDKTSIIRVHLTFNYEGEPEAVSKLKQAISEIDKSKRELKLIKTKCKMLKRDAEKQSKASKMLREESNMYEKKIIEIKNNKSRNEMLARYTDAKTWNQSLIEDVLRIIEKLSDVITEYGRANGSHEGAMGPHRIAVANFKTNIKTLSRSNLNIGTKVKIGQSMTKNLRIVIESFRGLLKAYVTRRKQIAAGVFI